In Cryptomeria japonica chromosome 1, Sugi_1.0, whole genome shotgun sequence, the sequence TAAGTGAATCTCCTTGGATTTATTTATATGGCAGGGAAATATCAATTAGCAAGTGAATCTCTGCTGCGACGTTGAACTGAGAAAGGGTCACTTTTCTGCAAATGGTACGCGAATATGCCCCTTTAGATTATGAATGTTTTCTGTGAACCAAGTACCAATGCCTTTCTTACTCCCAATTTGTTGGTTTGGATGATTTTCAGAGTCGAATTCATTTGCTACAACTGATCTGTTTTGTCCGCTTCCTCTTTGTAAAAAGTCTTTAGCAGAAGTACAGTGTAAACTTAGTTGTCTACTAATCTGAGGAAGAACCTGCCTAAGAGGAGTATTGGGCTGTTTAGGTGAAGTGGGAGATTGTGCTGAAGTGGGAGGATCAGATGAAGCTCCAAAATGTAACTTGCGAACCAAAGATGACTTGTTTTCAGAGGTTTTAGGAGATGCAGGTGTAGGTGGTCCAAGTTTACTGGGAGGTGTGAAGAAAGAATCTTTAGATTGTGGAGGGGTGGTTATGTAGGAATTGGAAGTTTGAGACACAGCCTGTTTACAAGGTGtgatttttgaagaagaagctgaATTTGTCATTTGTTTTGTCAACATTTCAATAGCCGAAGAAGTCCTGGAAAGCTTTTTCTTGTTTACATAATCAGGACATGACTGCTGCTCCTTAGCAGGAATGATGCCAGTCGCTGTATTCCTTTCCCCTGAAATCTGCAAGGAtttcttaatttttcttttcaagtcAGAGATCTTATCAGTGGTAAGAACTGGTATTGTAAGGGTACCCTTCACGTGCCCAGATTGGGTTCTTATTAGCTTAAATTTTCTGGCAGCAGGCCTTTGCATAGATTCCTCTAGATGTTCTGCAAGAATAAAGATCTCCCGATTAAAATTAGGACTTTATGTTTGTCTCATAAGAGGCAAAGGAATCAGTAGACTTTATTGGCAAAACAATAGACATGACACTTAATCACCTTCTTGAGACAGGAATCAAAagaaacaaaatctgaaaaaaattgcATAATGCAAACTAAATCACCTGGTTTGTCCTCTGATTGAGATTTAGAAGCTAATCTTGCAGGGTTTTTCCCTGGGCTCTTTAGAATATTCACATGAAATGTACATTCTGGATAGATGAAATAGTCTGCAAGAACTTTCTTCTCCTGCAATACCTTGCCTGTCAAAAGATTAACTTTTTAATTTTCCTTTATTTGTTTTTATCTTGCACAAAACTCctcaaaaagaaaaatatcaaagCTCTTCAAAACTACTTTGTTATAAGAACAATTTCTGcagatatttaatttttttctccAAAAATTGTGACATGAATCAAGAAAGCTGTATCTCTTAACAAATTTAG encodes:
- the LOC131040667 gene encoding uncharacterized protein LOC131040667 is translated as MVGIISVALAVEHLPTASIPSTISTQAKHPKFILIPNLDTQLSVKSTIKQFIEECLYIPSHLQSISTPLFTRLEETESVEDVYSKYDCNTEADNPGLHFEEDTCTFWGLESGKSIRLQDDWRLQDYHILHKSSISLKILPERLSAEGGRIFVETKDGILPLVGIGPSSRVSELKQRLESMTGIPAAHQLLSSVGRVMHDEFHISDFEGFHAIYEGSIIDLCKSGDSNLDQAHCHLIVFLHASNGQTSTLVVQPSYHVGSIMQIVESRMGIPQWKQRIIFNGKVLQEKKVLADYFIYPECTFHVNILKSPGKNPARLASKSQSEDKPEHLEESMQRPAARKFKLIRTQSGHVKGTLTIPVLTTDKISDLKRKIKKSLQISGERNTATGIIPAKEQQSCPDYVNKKKLSRTSSAIEMLTKQMTNSASSSKITPCKQAVSQTSNSYITTPPQSKDSFFTPPSKLGPPTPASPKTSENKSSLVRKLHFGASSDPPTSAQSPTSPKQPNTPLRQVLPQISRQLSLHCTSAKDFLQRGSGQNRSVVANEFDSENHPNQQIGSKKGIGTWFTENIHNLKGHIRVPFAEK